The Magnetospirillum sp. XM-1 genomic interval CCCGGCGAGACGGTCGAGGTGATCCGCCTGGGCGATCTCGACGCCGACAAGGTGGACATGCTGACCATGGTGGTGGTGGGGTCCAGCGAGACCCGTACCTTCGCCGCGGGACAGAACACCTGGACCTACACGCCCCGGGGCTACGGCAAGAAGATGGTGTAAAGCGAGGCTTGCTCCCGCCTGCGGACGTCGTATCATTTCCCTCTTACGGCTTCTCGCCCCGAGGGAAATATGCGTCGCTCCTCCGCCCTGATTGCCGCCTTGCTGGCTTCGACCCTGCTCTCCTCGTGCCAGGTCACGCCGGGCACGGGAAAGAGCAACTTCAACATGCTGTCGGCCGAGGACGAGCAGAAGATGGGCGCCGAGGCCCATCCCGACATTCTGAAGCAATACGGCGGCGCCTATGACGATCCCAAGGTCCAGGCCTATGTGGCGGGTATCGGCAAGCGGCTGGTGGGCCATACCGAGACCCCCGGCGCACCCTTCCGCTTCACCGTCCTGAACGGCACCATCGTCAATGCCTTCGCCCTGCCGGGTGGCTATGTCTACGTCACCCGCGGCCTGCTGGCCCTGGCCGACGACGAGGCCGAGCTGGCCGGCGTGGTGGGCCACGAGATCGGCCATGTCACCGGACGCCACACCGCCCAACGCTACAGCCAGGCCATGGCCGCCAACGTGGCGACCGGCGTGCTGGGCGTGGTGGTGGGCGTGCTGACCGGCGTGTCGGGGGCGGGCGACATCGCCCAGCTGGGCGCGGCGGCCTATATCCAGGGCTATTCCCGCGACCAGGAGAGCGAGGCCGACCAACTGGGCATCCGCTACATGACGGTCAGCGGCTGGAATCCCGACAGCATGGCGACCTTCTTGGGCAAGCTGCGCGACCAGGCGCGGCTGGAGGCGGTGCTGGCCGGGCGTTCCCCCGACGAGGTGGACGAGACCTCGCTGTTCGCCAGCCATCCCCGCACCCTGGACCGCGTCAAGGACGCCGCCGCCGCGGCCAAGGCCGCCGACGGCAAGGGCGCGGTGGGGCGCGATCAGTATCTGACTCATATGGACGGCCTGCTGGTGGGCGACGATCCCGACGAGGGCGTGGTGAGGGGGCGGGTGTTCTCCCATGCCGGGCTGGGCATCCGCTACGAGGTGCCGGCCGGCTTCAACCTGATCAATGGAGCCAAGGCGGTGACGGCCACCCACAAG includes:
- a CDS encoding M48 family metalloprotease, with product MRRSSALIAALLASTLLSSCQVTPGTGKSNFNMLSAEDEQKMGAEAHPDILKQYGGAYDDPKVQAYVAGIGKRLVGHTETPGAPFRFTVLNGTIVNAFALPGGYVYVTRGLLALADDEAELAGVVGHEIGHVTGRHTAQRYSQAMAANVATGVLGVVVGVLTGVSGAGDIAQLGAAAYIQGYSRDQESEADQLGIRYMTVSGWNPDSMATFLGKLRDQARLEAVLAGRSPDEVDETSLFASHPRTLDRVKDAAAAAKAADGKGAVGRDQYLTHMDGLLVGDDPDEGVVRGRVFSHAGLGIRYEVPAGFNLINGAKAVTATHKDGSLIRFDMGAEAHGDMTNYLQTQWAKGARLTGIEALEINGMPAATGMTKLNTNKGTMDARLLAVKNGKQTYRFLYLTPPNQTAAHAQEFKTSGLSLRKMTEAEKSATKPLKLKIITAKAGDTVEKLAEQLPYDDHKVERFRVLNGLGDGEGVKPGQKLKTVI